The genomic segment CCTAGTGCCGGGGACGCAAGCACACGCCACAAATCCGGTCTTGAGACCTATCCCTGTCTACAAATTGCCGCTGTATTGCCGATAATGCAGTTATCATGTTTTCTGGCATTATTTCGCGGTCAATGTATGCGATTCTCGGCACACCTGCTTCAATTTCTCTACTGCTACTTGAGTCGATTGAGCTGATTAAGTTGACTTAATATCCTAATCAAAGCCATACAGTCGTCCGTCGGTACCAGGCCGTCACAATCCGGTCGCCCGAGAAAGCAGAGCACCGTTTGCGCAGCCCTGATTGCCTCCTCAGGAGACAATTGTTGGACATCCACATCCCCGTTGTTCGCAGCCGCCGTGTCGTCGTCTGCCCCCGATGTCCGAGTCGTCTGACGTTTCTTTTTCTTGGCGGAGAGCCCCACCTTCGTAGTTAGGTTGTTTTGGTCCAGGACGGCTTTCACTTCGGGGTACTTGCCCTTGAGGCGGAGTACTTTCATTGACAACGCATTTCGGGACTTGTAGGGAAAGGAGCCGAAGTTGTTACTGCAAGCCTCTTCAATCTCCTCCCACGGTTCCTCCCTTAAACGAGCATTCAGAATGAATCGTTCCTCTTCTTTCAGATGGCTATACCTGGGAGAAGAGAATACTTCTGTCGACTCCTCTGGATTACTGGATTCTTCTTGGTGAGACGTCTCCGGTGCACCCGAGTATCGTTGGTTTGTTGATATAGAGCCAGATTGGGGCGAGTTGCAGTAGGGAGGACATAGCAGGGGATTGTCGTAGCCAACGAACGGAGGAAAATAATGTGGTAGAGTTGTGGGAGGGTATTGCTGCATTGGCTCGACTGACCACGAAGACCAGTCGAGCAGCGACAGTTCATGCTGACTTTTGGATTGCTCTTGTTCGGCCATGCTCAGTCTTACGGCAGGTTGAAAAAGTTGGTGAAAGTGGATGTCCAAGTGAGCATTCTGCACGAGGCCCCCGGAGGACGATAAATGTGAACATTCGGGCTTATATTTAGCATGCTGATGCGGCAAGGACTATCTGAAGATGAGAGCGTTATGTGCGGCAATCCCACGAACCATCCCCTCGGGATTCAGTTGCGAAGTGCGCTCGTTGGACTCGTCTTGAAATATCACGGACAGTACTGCTGGGAATTGACTGCAAGGGTATAGACCTTGATTCAAGGATGCTGCCCACACGAAAGGGCCATGTTTCGCTGGTTGGTGCTGTTGACATCAGCGACCACCAAAGCACCTCAACTTGCAGTCGCGCCGCACCACAAACAGGGCAGACTACTGAGTATGATGCAAATCGATGGTTGAAAAGTGAACCAGGGCAAGGAGTGTCACGGCGGGCGTTTTCAATTGCTCCAACGAAGTCCAGATGTCAACTGGGGACCTGCGTCCAGTCTACTTGTACTGGTCCTTGTGGAAAGCGGAAGGCGTGGTGCAGCGGTCACAGTTGCCAATGTCCCAAATGCAGGGAATTTTCCGGTTATGGGATCTCCAATCCTAGAGCTCCCTTCGCAGTACTACTAGCGAATATACGCCTGAACTCTGTACGGGCCGTGACAATCTGGACCCGGGGCCTGCGCTGGTGCCGGGGTCAGTGTTGGTCGTCTTTCTTCACTAGGTCCTGTCATCGGATCCCGTCATCCGAAGAACAGTCGGCGTTTGCGACATCAACGGCGTGCTAGTTGCTCCGGGTCCCTTGTCTCCTGGCTGGGCAGCGGCTGAGCTTGAGCCAAATagcatcatcatctccaGGACTTCGCAGCTTCTATATTAGCAACTCCACCGGTTGCTTGTTCAAGCTTTGATGGCCCCGTTGGTGTTCGCTTTAGACCCGCCCCCTCGTACGATACTGCAGGAATCTGCGTGCACGAATGGCCAATAGCTTGATGCGTCGGAATGAATTGTCCGTTGGGTGTAGATGCCATGACAAACGGGGTGACCAGGATGTCAATCTGTCAGATCTTGTCAACAGATAGGCCCACATGTTTGAAATGTTCCTGATCGTCGAGGTTTCCCTGCACAAGTTCGACTCGCTCTGAGGGCTGTTCGCTATGGCCACAAAGCGGCCTGTTTCCCGCCTGGCGGGCCGAGTTACGGAGCGTGATCTGCAAAATCGTAACCTTGGTCCCCCGCATGTGTGTGCTCgcagcatcgccgaggagatgCATCTAGGGCGAGCCTTCAGCAACAACCTCTAATGTAAGTATCCATGCCCTGCCCACACCGTGTGACGCGCACATACAACGTTCTATTGAAGCTATTGGACTCGGGTGTACCAGCGTAGCATATCCTTACCAGAGTACGATGTACGTTGAAAATTGCTGCGGGGCTGCCAGGAAAGCTGGAGCGGGCCCTGCCAGGTCGGAGTGCATGCGAACTGGTTCCCCGTGCGCTGTGCCTCTCCGCGCCCCCGCTAGGACCAGGGGACCATACCACCCGGTCACTGCGTTTGGAGAAGAAATTGGGACCTCGTTGTCGGTCCACAATGCGGCCGCAGGGTCTTGTCGGAAGCGGCGGCTGTCCAACGGCCTGCTGGTTCCAACGGCCACTCCAAGCGGTGCGGGCGGCGATCCTTTGGCCGCCCGTCGTGATTTGGTCAGAGTCGCCGAACGCTCATCACACGGTCCAGGGAGTCGTTGGTTTGACTGCCCAGCCGCCGCGTATCCGTATCCCCCGGTAAATCGACAGGCAGTAAGTTCATCCCGACAGTCTGGTAACTAGCGTTAAATAAACTCTAGCGTGCAAATAAGTCGCAAAGCGCATGTGGGCCGCTGCCCAAAATGGCAGGTGTCATCGGCCGTGAGACCTGGCCGATTCTACGCCCAACACCACCCACTGCAGGCGACGGCGTAATCAAGGAAACCCAATGGACAGTTTCTTTGCACGATGCTGCGTAGAGCAGTGACTGAATCATGGCAGAGGATCTCTTCGGACGCAAACAAAATGTGCAGAGatcgtcggcgaggcggggTCTGGACACTGACAGAACGCTGATCCTACTTTATTTAGGCCTAGTCCTTGTGTCTCGAGCGAATTTGGACATGGGTGGGCTGCATTACCCCCTGTTTGCGCAGTGGTCCACTCACGCAGATTAGGATATAACATAACAAGATGGTGAATTAACCTGTCAACAATCAGGGGAACAGGACCATTCGAATCCTGTCCTTCCTCAAGCCCCTCCCTGGCTTGCTGAAGGACGAATGGCAGTGTTTTAACCTGAGACAGAGACTGGCGACGGGGTGTCGTCGTTTTGGCCCTGAACCAGGGGCATTCTTCCAGCTCTCCTGTACTAGCAGGTGGTGAAAGTGTTATCTATTTAAGGGTAGTTGCCTGTCGGGATTAGCGACAAGGCGGGGCTGCTAGGTACGGATTATGTCAGGGTACACCATCTGGGCGTCCGCCGTGGAGGAGCCATGTGTCAAAAGTGCAAAAGAGTACTGCCAAGGCCCTGTTTTGTTATTCTTACACCTTTGTTGCCACCCTATACCCTGGCACTTTCGACACCATGAACCCGGTGCCTGAACTTCAGACGTGACCTGGCTGTTGGGAGCGGACTCTGGTCTCGTCTCAAAACCAAGAtcttttcttccttggcTCTCGAAAAGGGGGTCTTGAGTGGCCGGAGTGGCTGGAGTGGTCGAATAATGGCCGTCGTGAAATGAGTGATCACGGCGCCGCTGCGCGCTGTTTACCTTTCCCGGAGCGGATGGTGGATACAGAACAGCGAATAACCACCGCCAGTGGTGTCAGGAGTCTCCACCATGAATTAATTACCAACGTCAAGTATTGCATCACAATCGCTTGAACACCAGCACCCGGCCTGAGTGCTGCTATATCCGCGTTTCGACCTTTGTGGCCGCTGGAGTGCCGTAAGGTATCGTCGAATATGGAGCCAGTTGCAAATTGTCGTTTGTTGACGCCTGCGGATTTAACAAGGAACCGGGGACTAACCGAGTTGAAGCGGGCGCCATCGCGAACAACTCCAACAGGGGGAAGCTGAGAGTCTGGGATTGCGTCGTCCCGGCCACCTCGACTCGTCCGTTTTCGGCCTTCTGGGGCAAATGTCACTTCGCACATCGCGTCGATAATGACAGGGACAAGGGGGGCGGTCGCCGGTCTCGATGACTGGCCCCTGGGTGCGGGTTTCCTCGCAAAGCCTACCCATGTTGCCTTTCGTCGACGATCGAGATGATCAGACAAGTTCTCTGAGACACAGGTTGGGCATAGATCAGGTCACTGACAAGTCGGAAAGCCCCGATACTCTTATTCGTCTGCTAAAGGACATGGGGCTGGCAGAGGACGACTGAGAGGATCACTTGTTGTGTCCCCAAACCGAGATTCTGATAAGATGATCTGTCAGATTGGCGCTTGGGTGGGGGTTGGCCCTGTTCATCCACTAAAGTTTGTTGCATGTACTATATATGTGCGAAGCAGAAATCATGCCTAGATCCAGCACCGATATCGTCATGTCCTAACCACGGGACTGACTGCGCCGTTGGAACAGCAAATTTGTCGGGGCAATtcgtggtgttgttgttgagaGCCATATCGACCAGGACACCTGACGGATGCCTTATTGTGGGCGCATTTTCGTCTGCGATCGCTAGGATGCTGAGGTCTCTCCTTCCTTGCTTGAAATGGCCGCGCCCAATGCATCTCTTACCAGGCGGACTACGTGTAGTGCGCAACGACTGCATCCATGCAGGCGACCTTGATTGCATTTGTGCAAGAGAGGGATGCAGAGTAGAGGATCAACGTCGCCCAACAGAAAACGATAGGGTGGGGACGTCCAAATGACGGCAGGATGTCGCTTCGCTGACGTGTCTCGAGG from the Colletotrichum higginsianum IMI 349063 chromosome 11, whole genome shotgun sequence genome contains:
- a CDS encoding reverse transcriptase and RNase H, producing MAEQEQSKSQHELSLLDWSSWSVEPMQQYPPTTLPHYFPPFVGYDNPLLCPPYCNSPQSGSISTNQRYSGAPETSHQEESSNPEESTEVFSSPRYSHLKEEERFILNARLREEPWEEIEEACSNNFGSFPYKSRNALSMKVLRLKGKYPEVKAVLDQNNLTTKVGLSAKKKKRQTTRTSGADDDTAAANNGDVDVQQLSPEEAIRAAQTVLCFLGRPDCDGLVPTDDCMALIRILSQLNQLNRLK